The Stigmatella erecta genome window below encodes:
- a CDS encoding THUMP domain-containing class I SAM-dependent RNA methyltransferase codes for MAERLPLFATTARGTEDLLAEELRELGARRIRQDRGGVRFLASLYEALQVCLWSRIAMRVLYPLGEFEARGAEGLYEAAASVPWEEHLTPDHTFAVEATLRDSEHSHSGFVALKVKDALVDRMRGTLGARPDVNTREPDVRVVAHLAKEKLSLSLDLCGEPLNRRGYRVRPTAAPLKETLAAALLRAANYTGEEPLVDPMCGSGTLLIEAGFIARHRAPGIGRPFAVERWPHQGPRARELLEDLRADARRNERKVLFPILGFDKDPEALEAARRNIKAARLSEEIQVAEGDATKPLPLPKPGGLLITNPPYGERIGTGGQKGMKTFYFKLGESFQELDGWRAHILSGNPGFESAFHARPSSRREVWNGPIECELLGYRLGRWGAPLAERRSEPALGPSKQTPDVAPVRPEHEGEEEA; via the coding sequence ATGGCCGAACGCCTCCCCCTTTTCGCCACCACCGCGCGCGGTACCGAGGACCTCCTGGCCGAGGAGCTTCGCGAGCTGGGGGCCCGCCGCATCCGTCAGGACCGGGGAGGCGTGCGCTTCCTCGCCTCCCTGTACGAGGCCCTCCAGGTCTGCCTCTGGTCCCGCATCGCCATGCGCGTGCTCTACCCCCTGGGGGAGTTCGAGGCCCGGGGGGCGGAGGGGCTCTACGAGGCCGCGGCGAGCGTGCCCTGGGAGGAGCACCTCACCCCGGACCACACCTTCGCGGTGGAGGCGACGCTGCGCGACAGCGAGCACAGCCACTCGGGCTTCGTGGCGCTCAAGGTCAAGGATGCCCTCGTGGACCGCATGCGGGGCACCCTGGGCGCCCGGCCGGACGTGAACACGCGGGAGCCGGACGTGCGCGTGGTGGCGCACCTGGCGAAGGAGAAGCTGTCGCTCTCGCTGGACCTGTGCGGCGAGCCCCTGAACCGCCGCGGCTACCGCGTGCGGCCCACGGCGGCGCCGCTCAAGGAGACGCTGGCGGCCGCCCTGCTGCGCGCGGCGAACTACACCGGCGAGGAGCCGCTGGTGGACCCCATGTGCGGCTCCGGCACGCTGCTCATCGAGGCGGGGTTCATCGCCCGGCACCGGGCGCCCGGCATCGGCCGGCCCTTCGCGGTGGAGCGCTGGCCGCATCAGGGCCCCCGGGCCCGGGAGCTGCTGGAGGACCTGCGCGCGGATGCCCGCCGCAACGAGCGCAAGGTGCTCTTTCCCATCCTGGGCTTCGACAAGGATCCCGAGGCCCTGGAGGCCGCGCGCCGCAACATCAAGGCCGCGCGGCTCTCCGAGGAGATTCAGGTGGCCGAGGGCGATGCCACGAAGCCCCTGCCCCTGCCCAAGCCCGGGGGGCTGCTCATCACCAACCCGCCCTATGGCGAGCGCATCGGCACGGGCGGCCAGAAGGGCATGAAGACCTTCTATTTCAAGCTCGGGGAGAGCTTCCAGGAGCTGGACGGCTGGCGCGCCCACATCCTCTCCGGCAACCCCGGCTTCGAGAGCGCCTTCCACGCCCGGCCCTCCAGCCGCCGCGAGGTGTGGAACGGCCCCATCGAGTGCGAGCTGCTGGGCTACCGGTTAGGCCGTTGGGGCGCTCCCCTCGCGGAACGGCGCTCAGAACCGGCGCTCGGTCCTTCGAAGCAGACGCCCGATGTTGCCCCGGTGCGTCCAGAGCATGAAGGCGAAGAGGAGGCCTGA
- a CDS encoding antibiotic biosynthesis monooxygenase family protein: protein MIVAISRFRPPEGQGDALAARFQERARLVDRHEGFLGLEVLRSFERQPEFLLMTRWRDRDALRAYLQSEDFQAAKAAGAAQEDATFALYEVVAQ, encoded by the coding sequence ATGATCGTCGCCATCTCCCGATTCCGGCCACCCGAGGGCCAGGGGGACGCCCTGGCCGCCCGGTTCCAGGAGCGTGCCCGGCTCGTGGACCGGCACGAGGGCTTCCTGGGCCTGGAAGTCCTCCGGTCCTTCGAGCGGCAGCCCGAGTTCCTGCTGATGACGCGCTGGCGGGACCGGGACGCCCTGAGGGCCTACCTCCAATCCGAGGACTTCCAGGCGGCCAAGGCCGCTGGGGCCGCCCAGGAGGACGCCACCTTCGCCCTGTACGAAGTCGTGGCCCAATGA